A genome region from Actinopolymorpha sp. NPDC004070 includes the following:
- a CDS encoding ATP-dependent DNA ligase translates to MRTTGPIEPMLAKSIERLPPPRPGGWRYEPKFDGYRALATIGDDSSVSVHSRRGTPLGRAFPELVGALYAHLPAGTVVDGEIVCWREGRLDFAALQHRYAGRRQAAGLATAQACHLVVFDVLETARDGDLRRRPLWERRTVLERLFGRVPARSPLTLAMHTSDPAVAQEWFDTMAVAGVEGLVIKPADGLYVPGAREWLKYKARQTTEAIVGGVTGSLRRPETLLLGRYASDSGVLHYAGRTTRLTDAQAGAVAPQLAVPNDAHPWPARLTVTWRSAPTDYVQVVPLVVVEIHADTATDAGRRWRHAVRMLRIRAELRPVDVPTDLDNDADG, encoded by the coding sequence GTGCGTACCACCGGGCCGATCGAGCCCATGCTCGCCAAGAGCATCGAGCGGTTACCTCCACCACGGCCAGGCGGATGGCGTTACGAACCGAAGTTCGACGGGTACCGTGCGCTGGCCACAATTGGGGACGACTCGTCGGTGTCGGTCCATTCCCGCCGCGGCACTCCCCTGGGCCGGGCGTTCCCGGAGCTCGTCGGCGCGTTGTACGCCCACCTGCCCGCCGGAACCGTCGTGGACGGGGAGATCGTCTGCTGGCGCGAGGGCCGGCTCGACTTCGCGGCACTTCAGCACCGCTACGCCGGACGCCGTCAGGCCGCCGGGCTCGCCACAGCACAGGCGTGCCATCTGGTGGTGTTCGACGTACTGGAAACGGCCCGGGACGGTGATCTTCGCCGTCGCCCGCTCTGGGAGCGCCGTACAGTTCTGGAGCGGCTGTTCGGGCGGGTTCCGGCCAGGTCGCCGCTCACACTCGCGATGCACACGTCCGACCCGGCCGTCGCGCAGGAATGGTTCGACACGATGGCCGTCGCCGGGGTCGAAGGGCTGGTGATCAAGCCCGCGGACGGCCTCTACGTGCCGGGCGCGCGGGAGTGGCTGAAGTACAAGGCCCGGCAGACCACCGAGGCCATAGTCGGCGGGGTGACCGGCAGCCTGCGGCGCCCGGAGACATTGCTGCTGGGACGGTACGCCTCCGACTCCGGTGTACTCCACTACGCCGGGCGGACGACCCGGCTGACCGACGCCCAGGCCGGCGCTGTCGCCCCGCAGCTGGCCGTCCCGAACGACGCCCACCCCTGGCCGGCACGGCTCACCGTGACCTGGCGATCCGCTCCGACCGACTACGTGCAGGTCGTCCCGCTGGTCGTGGTGGAGATCCACGCCGACACCGCCACCGACGCGGGACGGCGCTGGCGCCACGCCGTTCGCATGCTGCGGATTCGAGCGGAGTTGCGTCCAGTGGACGTTCCGACAGACCTCGACAACGATGCGGATGGCTGA
- a CDS encoding NAD(P)-binding domain-containing protein, translating into MGSIGPVVRTTGTSGDAWLRSHATSPRVDQRRGCHGTTSAAGDGPTRDSVEGAQPSGESMPKRTDLLVIGAGPYAYSAAAHARFNGIETHIVGRSMAFWQDQMPDEMFLRSGPDWHLDADGNYTFEAFFEDRKMRPEDFDPIPIAVFIGYAEWFRQRTSLEVDERLATDLTKPNGAFVATLDDGSTISAEKVVAVPGVSYFAHFPQWHTKVPPELRSHTSELVSFDSLAGARVVIIGGRQSAYEWAALLADHGAEQVHVVHRHPTPQFAKVSWAFVNPYIEQTLAQRGWWRRLPAEERQRISGEFWRVGRLTLEPWLVPRLATGAVTSHPNSAVVDLTPEDQAVRLRLSDQTTLTADHVIFACGYKADLSRIPYLRSVSDQVSTTDGFPDLTEGFETSLPGLHVIGFASTRDFGPFYGFTKGCPSSARIAVDELMRRTA; encoded by the coding sequence ATGGGCTCGATCGGCCCGGTGGTACGCACGACGGGGACCTCGGGTGATGCCTGGCTTCGATCCCACGCTACGAGCCCACGTGTCGATCAGCGGCGCGGGTGCCACGGGACGACCAGCGCAGCTGGTGACGGGCCCACGCGAGATAGCGTGGAAGGAGCCCAGCCTTCGGGGGAATCCATGCCGAAGCGGACAGATCTGCTGGTCATCGGTGCAGGGCCCTACGCCTACTCGGCTGCCGCCCATGCGCGCTTCAACGGAATCGAAACTCACATCGTCGGCCGTTCGATGGCGTTCTGGCAGGACCAGATGCCGGACGAGATGTTCCTGCGGTCGGGTCCCGACTGGCACCTCGACGCGGACGGAAACTACACCTTCGAGGCCTTCTTCGAGGACCGGAAGATGCGGCCCGAGGACTTCGACCCGATACCGATCGCCGTCTTCATCGGATACGCCGAGTGGTTCCGCCAGCGCACGTCGCTCGAAGTCGACGAACGGCTGGCCACCGACCTCACCAAACCGAACGGAGCCTTCGTCGCGACCCTCGACGACGGCTCGACGATTTCGGCGGAGAAGGTCGTAGCCGTCCCGGGCGTCTCCTACTTCGCCCACTTCCCGCAGTGGCACACGAAGGTGCCGCCGGAGCTCCGATCACACACGAGCGAGCTTGTCAGCTTCGACAGTCTCGCCGGTGCCCGCGTCGTCATCATCGGTGGGCGGCAGAGCGCGTACGAGTGGGCGGCGTTGCTGGCAGACCACGGGGCCGAGCAGGTGCACGTCGTACATCGGCATCCCACTCCTCAGTTCGCCAAGGTCAGTTGGGCCTTTGTGAACCCGTATATCGAGCAAACGCTGGCGCAACGAGGATGGTGGCGGCGGCTGCCCGCGGAGGAACGACAGCGGATCAGCGGCGAATTCTGGCGGGTGGGCCGCCTCACCCTCGAGCCCTGGCTGGTCCCACGACTGGCCACGGGCGCCGTCACGAGCCATCCCAACTCCGCGGTTGTCGACCTGACACCCGAGGATCAAGCTGTACGACTGCGGCTCTCGGACCAGACGACGCTGACGGCCGACCATGTGATCTTCGCCTGCGGCTACAAAGCGGACCTCTCCCGGATTCCCTACCTTCGCAGCGTCTCGGACCAGGTGAGCACCACCGACGGCTTCCCCGACCTGACCGAAGGTTTCGAGACATCGTTGCCGGGCCTGCACGTGATCGGGTTCGCCTCGACCCGTGACTTCGGACCCTTCTACGGATTCACCAAGGGCTGCCCGTCGTCCGCGCGTATTGCGGTGGACGAACTGATGCGCCGCACCGCCTGA
- a CDS encoding NAD(P)/FAD-dependent oxidoreductase: protein MDSYDVAVVGGGHNALVAAAYLARAGLSVIVLERLDHVGGAAVSERPFAGQDARLSRYSYLVSLLPDRIVADLDLRLDLRSRPVASYTPVVRDGTPTGLLVEREPGPATEESFRSLTRSDREYAAWRAFYGELEDVAEALAPTLLEPLRPAAEVRDRLGAQAWDRFVNRPLGEVVEQTFADDLVRGVVLTDGVIGTFTHAHDESLRQNRCFLYHLIGNGTGEWRVPVGGMGAVSGALASAARQAGATLRTGAEVHSVEADGTAARVSFTDRDGGEKAVAASYVLAGCAPATLDRLRGRTPAEVPEGAQLKLNLLLTRLPRLRSGADPRQAYAGTFHIDEGYAELQQAYDEAAGGRLPTRPPGEIYCHTLTDPTILAPELAGRGWHTLTLFGLHAPARLFGGSEAEHAALRDEAAAAYLAGLNAHLAEPIEDCLATDRDGRPCVEAKTPLDVEASVGMPGGHIFHGDLAWPWAETAEEEGTWGVETDVPNLLVCGSGARRGGAVSGIGGHNAAQAVLQRWDRTRNSPAKTHTANISDATRR, encoded by the coding sequence ATGGACTCGTACGACGTCGCCGTCGTCGGAGGCGGCCACAACGCCCTGGTCGCGGCGGCCTACCTCGCCCGCGCCGGACTGTCGGTGATCGTCCTGGAGCGGCTGGACCACGTCGGCGGCGCCGCGGTGAGCGAGCGGCCGTTCGCAGGCCAGGACGCCCGGCTGTCGAGGTACTCCTACCTCGTGAGCCTGCTCCCCGACCGGATCGTCGCCGACCTGGACCTGCGGCTCGACCTACGGTCGCGCCCGGTCGCGTCGTACACCCCGGTGGTCCGCGACGGCACCCCCACCGGCCTGCTGGTGGAGCGTGAGCCCGGACCGGCGACCGAGGAGTCGTTCCGGTCGCTCACCCGGTCGGACCGGGAGTACGCCGCGTGGCGGGCGTTCTACGGCGAGCTGGAGGACGTGGCCGAGGCGTTGGCCCCGACGCTGCTGGAGCCGCTGCGGCCGGCCGCCGAGGTGCGGGACCGGCTCGGAGCGCAGGCGTGGGACCGGTTCGTGAACCGCCCGCTCGGTGAGGTCGTCGAGCAGACCTTCGCCGACGATCTCGTACGCGGTGTCGTCCTCACCGACGGCGTGATCGGGACGTTCACCCATGCGCACGACGAGTCGCTGCGGCAGAACCGCTGCTTCCTCTACCACCTGATCGGCAACGGCACCGGGGAGTGGCGCGTACCGGTGGGCGGGATGGGCGCGGTGTCCGGCGCGCTCGCGTCGGCGGCCCGGCAGGCGGGCGCTACGCTGCGTACCGGTGCGGAGGTCCACTCCGTCGAGGCCGACGGCACGGCGGCGCGGGTGAGCTTCACCGACCGCGACGGCGGCGAGAAGGCCGTCGCCGCCTCGTACGTCCTGGCCGGGTGCGCGCCCGCCACACTGGACCGGCTGCGCGGGCGTACGCCCGCCGAGGTGCCCGAGGGCGCCCAGCTCAAGCTCAACCTGCTGCTCACCCGGCTGCCGAGGCTGCGCTCGGGCGCCGACCCGCGGCAGGCGTACGCCGGGACGTTCCACATCGACGAGGGGTACGCCGAACTGCAGCAGGCGTACGACGAGGCCGCCGGCGGCCGGCTGCCCACCCGCCCGCCGGGTGAGATCTACTGCCACACCCTCACCGACCCGACGATCCTGGCGCCCGAGCTCGCCGGGCGGGGCTGGCACACGCTCACGCTGTTCGGCCTGCACGCGCCGGCCCGGCTGTTCGGCGGTAGCGAGGCGGAGCACGCCGCGCTACGGGACGAGGCCGCGGCCGCCTACCTGGCCGGCCTGAACGCCCACCTCGCCGAGCCGATCGAGGACTGCCTGGCCACCGACCGGGACGGACGTCCCTGCGTGGAGGCGAAGACGCCGCTGGACGTCGAGGCATCGGTCGGCATGCCGGGCGGGCACATCTTCCACGGGGACCTCGCCTGGCCGTGGGCGGAAACGGCCGAGGAGGAAGGTACGTGGGGAGTCGAGACGGACGTACCGAATCTCCTGGTCTGCGGCAGCGGCGCGCGGCGTGGCGGCGCGGTCAGCGGGATCGGCGGCCACAACGCCGCCCAGGCGGTCCTGCAGCGCTGGGACCGAACCCGCAATTCGCCCGCCAAGACCCACACTGCTAACATCTCCGATGCCACGCGCCGCTAG
- a CDS encoding NAD(P)-binding domain-containing protein has protein sequence MQVTILGAGTMSRGIATRLLAGAHEVHILDRDAGHAATLVDELRSASDGRASAGAVGDKLMGDVVILAVPYVGAARMVRTYADQLPGRILVDVTNPVNAAYDGLSVPPGTSAAEEIAKLAPEGTKVIKAFNTTFAGTLLTGRAGGMPLDVLIAGDDADAKATIARLVEMGDMRPLDVGPLHRARQLEGLGLLHITLQFTMGTGFGSAVKIVS, from the coding sequence GTGCAGGTCACCATCCTCGGCGCGGGCACCATGAGCCGCGGTATCGCCACCAGGCTCCTCGCGGGCGCCCACGAGGTGCACATCCTGGACCGGGACGCCGGACACGCGGCCACCCTGGTCGACGAGCTCCGCAGCGCCAGCGACGGCCGCGCCTCCGCCGGAGCCGTCGGTGACAAGCTGATGGGTGACGTGGTGATCCTCGCCGTTCCGTACGTCGGGGCCGCCCGGATGGTCCGGACCTACGCCGACCAGCTTCCCGGGCGGATCCTCGTCGACGTCACCAACCCCGTGAACGCCGCCTACGACGGACTGAGTGTGCCGCCGGGCACCTCGGCCGCGGAGGAGATCGCGAAGCTCGCCCCTGAGGGCACGAAGGTGATCAAGGCGTTCAACACCACGTTCGCCGGCACGCTGCTGACCGGCCGGGCCGGCGGCATGCCGCTGGACGTACTGATCGCCGGGGACGACGCCGACGCCAAGGCGACGATCGCCCGCCTGGTCGAGATGGGCGACATGCGGCCGCTGGACGTCGGTCCGCTGCACCGGGCTCGCCAGCTGGAGGGGCTGGGCCTGCTGCACATCACCCTGCAGTTCACCATGGGCACCGGGTTCGGCAGCGCGGTCAAGATCGTTTCCTGA
- a CDS encoding type II toxin-antitoxin system HicA family toxin, translated as MPKGMKLRDLERAMRKQDCEIVPSRGPHTKWVCPCGRHTANIPRHIEVSPGVVGDTIKRMTCLPEGWLQ; from the coding sequence ATGCCGAAGGGGATGAAGCTCCGTGACCTCGAGCGGGCCATGCGCAAACAGGACTGTGAGATCGTCCCGAGCCGTGGACCGCACACCAAGTGGGTCTGCCCGTGCGGCCGGCACACCGCCAACATCCCCCGCCACATCGAGGTCAGCCCCGGAGTCGTCGGAGACACCATCAAGCGGATGACCTGCCTACCGGAGGGGTGGCTGCAGTGA
- the orn gene encoding oligoribonuclease, translating to MYDRLVWIDCEMTGLDLGADALIEVAALVTDGQLNVLGDGVDLVIKPPQPALDQMRDVVRTMHTSSGLLNELAQGVSLAEAEERVLSYVRTYAPEANKAPLAGNTVATDRAFLARDMPTLEQHLHYRIVDVSSIKELARRWYPRAYFASPGKVGNHRALADIRESIDELRYYRAAVFVPQPGPDTATAKAIADGILGHPTQSGPATDAVS from the coding sequence ATGTACGACCGCTTGGTGTGGATCGACTGTGAGATGACAGGGCTCGACCTCGGAGCCGACGCACTCATCGAGGTGGCCGCGCTCGTCACCGACGGGCAGCTCAACGTCCTCGGCGACGGGGTCGACCTGGTGATCAAACCGCCCCAGCCGGCACTGGACCAGATGCGGGACGTGGTGCGCACCATGCACACGTCCTCGGGGCTGCTGAACGAGCTCGCCCAGGGGGTGTCCCTCGCCGAGGCCGAGGAGCGGGTTCTGTCGTACGTCCGCACCTACGCGCCCGAGGCCAACAAGGCCCCGCTGGCCGGCAACACCGTGGCCACCGACCGGGCGTTCCTCGCCCGCGACATGCCCACGCTGGAGCAGCACCTGCACTACCGCATCGTGGACGTCTCCTCGATCAAGGAACTCGCCCGCCGCTGGTATCCCCGGGCCTACTTCGCCAGCCCCGGCAAGGTCGGCAACCACCGGGCTCTCGCCGACATCCGCGAGTCGATCGACGAGCTGCGCTACTACCGCGCCGCGGTGTTCGTGCCGCAGCCGGGGCCGGACACCGCCACCGCGAAGGCGATCGCGGACGGGATCCTCGGCCACCCGACCCAGTCCGGGCCGGCCACCGACGCGGTGTCCTGA
- a CDS encoding sigma 54-interacting transcriptional regulator, translating to MTRPTTLGALRATPHQHRSVKEELRTNLVAALRSGTPAFPGIVGFDDTVLPQVERALLAGHDLVLLGERGQGKTRLMRTLVGLLDEWTPVVEGCEINDHPYAPTCTRCRRLADELGDELPVAWKHREERYGEKLATPDTSVGDLVGDVDPVKVAEGRTLGDPETIHYGLVPRTNRGIFALNELPDLAERIQVALFNVLEERDIQVRGYLLRLPLDVLLVASANPEDYTNRGRIITPLKDRFGAEIRTHYPLEVREELVLIRQEAELAAPVPDFLLEAVARLTRGLRESPSIDQRSGVSARFAITAAETVGASALRRSALTGEPDPVARVCDVPGVLPTLHGKVEFEMGEEGREQEIFGHQLRVALAETFRDRLRGLDLGGFSNRFAEGTTVETGELTRGDELLDQLGTIPGLAKVLERLDLGDAPAPGEVASAVEFVLEGLHLTRRLAKETVDGVTYYGA from the coding sequence GTGACCCGACCCACCACACTCGGCGCCCTGCGCGCCACACCGCACCAGCACCGCAGCGTCAAGGAAGAACTCCGCACCAACCTCGTCGCCGCGCTCCGCTCCGGCACCCCGGCGTTTCCCGGCATCGTGGGCTTCGACGACACGGTCCTCCCGCAGGTCGAGCGCGCCCTGCTCGCCGGCCACGACCTCGTCCTGCTCGGTGAACGCGGCCAGGGCAAGACCCGCCTGATGCGCACCCTCGTCGGCCTGCTCGACGAGTGGACCCCGGTGGTCGAGGGCTGTGAGATCAACGACCACCCGTACGCCCCCACCTGCACCCGGTGCCGGCGGCTGGCCGACGAGCTCGGCGACGAGCTGCCGGTGGCGTGGAAGCATCGGGAGGAGAGGTACGGCGAGAAGCTCGCCACCCCCGACACCAGCGTCGGCGACCTGGTGGGCGACGTGGACCCGGTGAAGGTCGCCGAGGGCCGCACGCTCGGTGACCCCGAGACCATCCACTACGGCCTGGTCCCCCGCACCAACCGCGGCATCTTCGCCCTCAACGAGCTTCCTGACCTGGCCGAACGCATCCAGGTGGCGTTGTTCAACGTGCTGGAGGAACGCGACATCCAGGTGCGCGGGTACCTCCTGCGGCTGCCGCTGGACGTGCTGCTGGTCGCCTCGGCCAACCCCGAGGACTACACCAACCGCGGCCGGATCATCACCCCGCTGAAGGACCGGTTCGGTGCCGAGATCCGTACGCACTACCCGCTGGAGGTCCGGGAGGAGCTGGTCCTGATCCGCCAGGAGGCGGAGCTGGCCGCGCCGGTGCCGGACTTCCTGCTCGAGGCGGTGGCCCGGCTGACCCGCGGCCTGCGCGAGTCGCCCTCCATCGACCAGCGGTCCGGTGTGTCCGCCCGGTTCGCGATCACCGCCGCGGAGACCGTCGGCGCCTCCGCGCTGCGGCGGTCCGCGCTGACCGGCGAGCCGGACCCGGTGGCGCGGGTGTGCGACGTCCCCGGCGTCCTGCCCACTCTCCACGGCAAGGTGGAGTTCGAGATGGGCGAGGAGGGCCGCGAGCAGGAGATCTTCGGCCACCAGCTGCGGGTGGCGCTGGCGGAGACGTTCCGCGACCGGCTGCGCGGCCTCGACCTCGGCGGGTTCAGCAACCGGTTCGCCGAGGGCACGACGGTGGAGACCGGCGAGCTCACCCGCGGCGACGAGCTGCTCGACCAGCTCGGCACCATCCCCGGCCTGGCGAAGGTCCTGGAGCGGCTCGACCTCGGTGACGCGCCGGCGCCCGGCGAGGTGGCCTCGGCGGTGGAGTTCGTGCTGGAAGGCCTGCACCTCACCCGGCGGCTGGCGAAGGAGACCGTGGACGGGGTGACCTACTACGGCGCCTGA
- a CDS encoding GGDEF domain-containing protein, whose product MRARPPELADVTGLLIRAQSGSAREVLAELDDLLGDARRRHAHERAQWLRFVRFAAHHELGELDLADAAATEMIRLAEPFDDRTWEAFGHALRGMALLLRSRFEPAYDELARAVVLLEEIAEPGYAIGHAINAAVLALARLDLYELAVTWLERLREVSTALSDAMLATLYAYNSGWLELNWACELELIGEADAARAHYRATLAAFEAAPSGVDAIDRSYWPREVVVQAGAARAMLGAGAEVVPELRAHLDAVAATERQEPTIVGHLGLARAHANEGETDLALECAAQACAVGDALPRLNVVAVRAYWEYAELLRRVHGPEHTGQAYARLTSRLVRDRWNERRARVTSFDERLSAERLRDELRRRAAAYLTDPLTGLGNRRLIEIRLPELLVESAATGHPLAVAFVDVDDFKSVNDELSHLVGDDLLRELAQEMRAALSPDDAVARFGGEEFVIVLPSRSAEEAFDVVDTLRRRIEERVWNCLPHDRRIRITAGLAQSWHGATRTQLLAAADEALLRAKRQGKNRVEVRVSPLAGDL is encoded by the coding sequence ATGCGCGCTCGCCCGCCCGAGCTCGCCGACGTGACCGGCCTGCTGATCCGCGCGCAGTCCGGGTCCGCCCGCGAGGTGCTGGCCGAGCTGGACGACCTGCTGGGTGACGCCCGGCGCAGGCACGCGCACGAACGTGCGCAGTGGCTGCGGTTCGTCCGCTTCGCCGCCCACCACGAACTCGGCGAGCTCGACCTCGCCGACGCCGCGGCCACGGAGATGATCCGGCTGGCCGAGCCGTTCGACGACCGGACCTGGGAAGCGTTCGGGCACGCACTGCGCGGCATGGCGCTGTTGCTGCGCAGCCGGTTCGAGCCGGCCTACGACGAGCTCGCCCGCGCGGTGGTGCTGCTGGAGGAGATCGCCGAGCCCGGCTACGCGATCGGCCACGCCATCAACGCGGCCGTGCTCGCCCTGGCCCGCCTGGACCTCTACGAGCTGGCCGTCACCTGGCTTGAGCGGCTGCGCGAGGTGTCCACCGCGTTGTCCGACGCCATGCTGGCGACCCTGTACGCCTACAACAGCGGCTGGCTGGAACTCAACTGGGCGTGCGAGCTGGAGCTCATCGGCGAGGCCGACGCCGCCCGCGCGCACTACCGCGCGACGCTGGCCGCGTTCGAGGCGGCGCCGTCGGGAGTGGACGCGATCGACCGGTCGTACTGGCCCCGCGAGGTGGTCGTGCAGGCAGGCGCGGCGCGGGCGATGCTCGGCGCGGGTGCCGAGGTGGTCCCGGAGCTGCGCGCCCACCTGGATGCCGTCGCCGCGACCGAGCGCCAGGAGCCCACCATCGTCGGCCATCTCGGCCTGGCCCGTGCGCACGCCAACGAGGGTGAGACCGACCTGGCACTGGAGTGCGCCGCGCAGGCCTGCGCCGTCGGCGACGCGCTGCCCCGGCTGAACGTCGTCGCCGTACGCGCCTACTGGGAGTACGCCGAACTGCTGCGCCGCGTGCACGGCCCCGAACACACCGGCCAGGCGTACGCCCGGCTGACGTCCCGCCTGGTCCGCGACCGATGGAACGAACGCCGGGCCCGGGTGACATCCTTCGACGAGCGGCTGTCCGCGGAGCGGTTGCGCGACGAACTGCGCCGCCGGGCCGCGGCCTACCTCACCGACCCGCTGACCGGGCTCGGCAACCGGCGGCTGATCGAGATCCGGCTGCCCGAACTGCTGGTGGAGTCCGCGGCGACCGGTCACCCGCTCGCGGTCGCGTTCGTCGACGTGGACGACTTCAAGAGTGTCAACGACGAGTTGTCACACCTGGTGGGCGACGACCTGCTGCGCGAACTGGCGCAGGAGATGCGCGCGGCGCTCTCCCCCGACGACGCGGTGGCCAGGTTCGGCGGGGAGGAGTTCGTGATCGTGCTGCCGAGCCGGAGCGCGGAGGAGGCGTTCGACGTGGTGGACACGCTCCGCCGGCGGATCGAGGAACGCGTGTGGAACTGCCTGCCGCACGACCGCCGGATCCGGATCACCGCGGGCCTCGCGCAGTCGTGGCACGGCGCCACCCGCACCCAGCTGCTGGCCGCCGCCGACGAGGCGCTGCTGCGGGCCAAGCGGCAGGGCAAGAACCGCGTCGAGGTCCGCGTGAGCCCGCTCGCCGGCGATCTGTAG
- a CDS encoding trypsin-like peptidase domain-containing protein, which produces MGTTRQLRPAVSRSAALAVFVVLLAFAAGAAGCTGNPPDSDRNGTGASKRVAGAAPGGEAQALQRDYEAVVRHTLISVVQLNVSGGGLGSGIVYDKQGHIVTNAHVLGRSTTVQVLLATGGAPLTAHLVAAYTPSDLAVVKLDRAPRLAPATFADSSKLRVGQIVLAMGNPLGLSGSVTSGIISAVGRTVPESSRDGVPGTTITSMIQTSAPINPGNSGGALVDLTGKVVGIPTLAATDPQVEGGGVAAGIGFAIPSNTVTRIAGQIIRHGRVVNSGRAALGVTGTTVTDPQGTPIGVGVVSVRTGSGAANAGILRGDVITAVNAVKTPTSAALSEVIAQHRPGQLVTVSIRRQDKDATVKVKLGQL; this is translated from the coding sequence GTGGGAACGACCCGTCAGCTTCGGCCCGCGGTGTCCCGGTCCGCCGCGCTCGCGGTGTTCGTCGTGCTGCTCGCGTTCGCCGCGGGCGCGGCCGGATGCACCGGGAACCCGCCCGACAGTGACCGGAACGGAACCGGCGCGTCGAAGAGGGTGGCCGGTGCCGCACCGGGCGGTGAGGCGCAGGCGCTGCAGCGTGACTACGAGGCCGTCGTACGCCACACCCTCATCTCCGTCGTACAGCTCAACGTCAGCGGTGGCGGGCTCGGGTCCGGCATCGTCTACGACAAGCAGGGCCACATCGTCACCAACGCGCACGTGCTGGGCCGGTCCACCACGGTGCAGGTTCTGCTCGCCACGGGCGGGGCGCCGCTGACCGCACATCTGGTCGCGGCGTACACGCCGAGCGACCTCGCGGTGGTCAAGCTGGACCGGGCACCGCGGCTGGCGCCGGCGACGTTCGCCGACTCCAGCAAGCTGCGGGTGGGCCAGATCGTGCTGGCCATGGGAAACCCGCTCGGCCTGTCCGGCAGTGTGACCAGCGGCATCATCTCCGCGGTCGGGCGTACCGTCCCGGAGTCGTCTCGTGACGGCGTGCCGGGCACGACGATTACGAGCATGATCCAGACGTCGGCGCCGATCAACCCGGGCAACAGCGGCGGCGCCCTGGTCGACCTGACCGGGAAGGTGGTCGGCATCCCCACGCTGGCCGCCACCGATCCACAGGTCGAGGGCGGCGGCGTCGCCGCCGGCATCGGGTTCGCCATCCCGAGCAACACCGTGACCCGGATCGCCGGGCAGATCATCAGGCACGGGCGAGTGGTGAACTCCGGCCGGGCGGCGCTCGGCGTGACCGGCACGACGGTCACCGATCCCCAGGGCACGCCGATCGGCGTCGGCGTCGTGTCGGTGCGCACCGGCAGCGGCGCGGCGAACGCCGGCATTCTGCGCGGCGACGTCATCACCGCCGTCAACGCGGTGAAGACGCCGACGAGCGCGGCGCTGAGCGAGGTCATCGCCCAGCACCGGCCCGGGCAACTGGTCACCGTCTCCATCCGCCGCCAGGACAAGGACGCGACCGTGAAGGTGAAACTCGGTCAGCTCTGA
- a CDS encoding SRPBCC family protein has translation MHDEVEFEVAAPAEQVWKLLVDVERWPEWSESMTSVRRLGTGPLAVGERAVVRQPKLPELTWEVTELVEGSSFVWVTRSPGVLTTGSHSVTPVRSADGREAAKVRLAVAHTGPGAWLVRLFTRSLNRRYLQMERSGLTARAESTTAQS, from the coding sequence ATGCATGACGAGGTCGAGTTCGAGGTCGCCGCTCCCGCCGAGCAGGTCTGGAAGCTGCTGGTCGACGTCGAGCGCTGGCCGGAGTGGAGCGAGTCGATGACGTCGGTACGCCGGCTCGGCACCGGCCCGCTCGCCGTCGGCGAACGCGCCGTGGTCAGGCAGCCGAAGCTGCCCGAGCTGACCTGGGAGGTGACCGAACTCGTCGAGGGTTCGTCGTTCGTGTGGGTCACCCGCTCCCCCGGCGTCCTGACCACCGGCAGCCACTCCGTCACCCCTGTGCGGTCGGCGGACGGCAGGGAGGCCGCGAAGGTCCGCCTGGCCGTCGCGCACACCGGGCCGGGTGCCTGGCTGGTCAGGTTGTTCACCAGGTCCCTCAACCGCCGCTACCTCCAGATGGAGCGCAGCGGCCTCACCGCGCGGGCGGAGTCGACGACTGCTCAGAGCTGA
- a CDS encoding TetR/AcrR family transcriptional regulator, whose amino-acid sequence MPKDSRADNESERRSSSRPARNRLLDEVVAHFARHGVGDFSLRGLAAALGTSHRMLIYHFGSKDGLLVEVVRRVEAEQRAAMAQLNLDSDHSAAHLAREFHHRLSAADHWPARLFFELTGQALVGNPHALPLLDGIVDAWLPPLTELSRRTGRSEADARAHARLALAVARGLLFDLLATGDRDAVDAAAEAFLVSYETVSPSGP is encoded by the coding sequence ATGCCGAAGGACAGCCGAGCAGACAACGAATCCGAGCGGCGGTCCTCGTCCCGGCCGGCCAGGAATCGGCTGCTCGACGAGGTGGTCGCGCACTTCGCCCGCCACGGCGTCGGCGACTTCAGCCTGCGCGGGCTCGCGGCCGCGCTCGGCACCAGCCATCGCATGCTCATCTACCACTTCGGCTCCAAGGACGGCCTGCTGGTGGAGGTGGTACGCCGGGTCGAGGCAGAGCAGCGCGCGGCGATGGCACAGCTCAACCTGGACTCAGACCACAGCGCCGCCCACCTGGCCCGGGAGTTCCACCACCGTCTGTCCGCCGCCGACCACTGGCCCGCGCGGCTGTTCTTCGAGCTGACCGGGCAGGCGCTGGTCGGCAACCCGCACGCCCTGCCACTGCTGGACGGCATCGTCGACGCCTGGCTGCCACCGCTCACCGAACTCAGCCGGCGAACAGGCCGCTCGGAGGCCGATGCTCGGGCACACGCGCGGCTGGCGCTGGCCGTCGCCCGCGGTCTGCTGTTCGACCTGCTCGCCACCGGTGACCGGGATGCCGTGGACGCGGCGGCGGAGGCCTTCCTCGTGTCCTACGAGACCGTCAGCCCTTCAGGCCCGTGA